The following proteins are encoded in a genomic region of Quercus lobata isolate SW786 unplaced genomic scaffold, ValleyOak3.0 Primary Assembly Scq3eQI_263, whole genome shotgun sequence:
- the LOC115973304 gene encoding transcription factor IBH1-like, with translation MNSKRFSPPSCTIKSRFTRRFLRAFLKINRQRTRTPSSPMEICQRYLKVKLAADVSMASAVGSRRAWSRAMLAKIRHGVRAGSASSLTMRKRKIYHGKKSTKEVGIVGNAKMLRKLVPGGEAMNTCSLLDETFHYIKCLSTQVKVMTRIADQICST, from the coding sequence ATGAATTCTAAGCGCTTCTCTCCTCCCTCTTGTACAATAAAATCTAGGTTCACCCGCCGCTTCCTTCGAGCcttcttgaaaataaataggcaAAGAACTCGTACCCCATCTTCCCCCATGGAGATCTGTCAGCGATATCTAAAAGTTAAGCTTGCTGCTGATGTATCCATGGCTTCTGCTGTGGGTTCAAGGAGGGCTTGGAGTCGTGCTATGCTTGCAAAGATTCGACACGGTGTTCGTGCTGGAAGCGCTAGCTCTCTTAccatgagaaaaagaaagatatatcATGGAAAGAAGTCTACAAAGGAGGTAGGTATTGTTGGCAATGCCAAGATGCTTAGAAAGCTAGTGCCTGGTGGTGAAGCAATGAATACATGCAGCTTGTTAGATGAGACCTTTCATTATATAAAGTGCCTCAGCACTCAGGTAAAGGTGATGACAAGAATTGCTGATCAAATTTGCTCTACTTGA
- the LOC115973303 gene encoding probable sodium/metabolite cotransporter BASS3, chloroplastic has product MSTSSMSSITFLSLPNPKLTFSSFRPLSFSSSSSSSSSSFSCSSFSKHSNGQRSNQKLSIFACSTSPFIGRVGLQRRQGNASMLSFGINPNDLAHTGKNSNTDSSSSSLSHILSATLPFVVAATAIAALAQPATFTWVSKELYAPALGGIMLSIGIRLSIDDFALAFKRPLPLSVGFIAQYVLKPALGVLIAGAFGMSQMFYAGFVLTSCVAGAQLSSYASFLSKGDVALSILLTSSTTIASVLVTPLLTGLLIGSVVPVDAVAMSKSILQVVLVPVTLGLVLNTYAKPVVTVLEPVMPFVAMICTSLCIGSPLAINRNQILSAEGLRLVLPIFMFHAVAFTVGYWVSKIPVFRQEEEVSRTISLCTGMQSSTLAGLLATQFLGSSQAVPPACSVVAMAIMGLCLASFWGSGYRIRDLPSLLMPESGSTVKA; this is encoded by the exons ATGTCCACTTCTTCAATGTCCTCAATTACCTTCCTCTCTCTCCCCAACCCAAAACTCACCTTTTCTTCATTCAggcctctctctttctcttcctcttcttcttcttcttcttcttctttttcttgttcttcgTTTTCCAAACACTCCAATGGACAGCGTAGCAACCAAAAGCTCTCCATATTCGCCTGCTCCACTTCGCCGTTTATAGGCAGAGTCGGTTTACAGAGGCGACAAGGGAACGCGTCGATGCTGTCGTTTGGGATTAACCCAAACGATTTAGCGCATACTGGCAAGAACAGCAACAccgattcttcttcttcttctttgtctcaTATTCTCTCTGCAACGCTTCCTTTTGTGGTTGCTGCCACTGCGATTGCTGCTCTTGCTCAGCCTGCCACTTTTACTTG GGTATCTAAGGAGCTATACGCACCTGCTCTTGGTGGGATCATGTTGTCTATTGGAATTAGGCTTTCCATTGATGATTTTGCTCTCGCATTTAAAAG ACCTTTGCCACTGTCTGTTGGGTTCATTGCGCAGTATGTGTTAAAGCCAGCACTCGGAGTATTAATTGCAGGGGCATTCGGCATGTCTCAGATGTTCTATGCAGGCTTTGTCCTCACATCTTGTGTTGCAGGAGCTCAGCTGTCTAGCTACGCTAGTTTTTTAAGCAAAGGGGATGTGGCCTTGAGCATTCTCCTAACCAGCTCAACTACCATTGCATCAGTGCTTGTTACACCCCTACTAACTGGCCTTCTAATTGGATCTGTTGTTCCGGTTGATGCTGTTGCTATGTCAAAGTCAATATTGCAG GTTGTTCTTGTTCCAGTCACTCTTGGCCTTGTGCTTAATACTTATGCAAAACCGGTTGTGACTGTCCTTGAACCGGTGATGCCATTTGTTGCAATGATTTGCACTTCTTTGTGCATCGGTAGCCCCCTTGCTATAAATCGGAACCAAATTCTGTCTGCGGAGGGTCTCAGATTGGTTTTACCGATATTTATGTTTCATGCTGTGGCCTTTACTGTAGGATATTGGGTCTCCAAAATTCCAGTTTTTAG gcaagaagaagaagttagtAGGACAATTTCATTATGCACAGGAATGCAAAGCTCCACCCTGGCGGGGCTCCTTGCTACCCAGTTCCTCGGGAGCAGTCAGGCAGTTCCACCAGCTTGTTCAGTAGTTGCCATGGCTATTATGGGCCTTTGTCTTGCTTCTTTCTGGGGCAGTGGCTATCGAATTAGAGACCTGCCATCCCTactaatgccagaaagtggttctACTGTCAAGGCTTAG